A region of Hippoglossus stenolepis isolate QCI-W04-F060 chromosome 7, HSTE1.2, whole genome shotgun sequence DNA encodes the following proteins:
- the med12 gene encoding mediator of RNA polymerase II transcription subunit 12 isoform X1 — MMAAFGILSYEHRPLKRPRLGPPDVYPQDPKQKEDELTALNVKQGFNNQPAVSGDEHGSAKNVNFNPSKISSNFSSIIAEKLRYNTFPDTGKRKPQVNQKDNFWLVTARSQSSINNWFTDLAGTKPLTQLAKKVPIFSKKEEVFGYLARYSVPVMRSAWMIKMTCAYHAAITETKVKKRHVIDPCIEWTQIITKYLWEQLQKVAEYYRQFPSQGCSSPLPATPADVETAMKQWEYNEKLAMFMFQDGMLDRHEFLTWVLECFEKVRPGEDELLRLLLPLLLQYSGEFVQSAYLSRRLAYFCTRRLNLLLSDGSLGPGTGGHPAHGILTQQGNALPPTPTSQPAGGNQPQTPFTDFYICPQHRPLVFGLSCMLQSIVLCCPSALVWHYSLTDSRNKTGSPLDLLPIAPSSLPMPGGNTAFTQQVRTKLREIEEQIKERGQAVEFRWSFDKCQETTAGFTIGRVLHTLEVLDNHSFEKSDFNNSLDSLYNRIFGSGQSKDGHEMSPDDDAVVTLLCEWAVCCKRSGRHRAMVVAKLLEKRQAEIEAERCGESEVVDEKGSVSSGSLSAATLPVFQDVLLQFLDTQAPTLTEPGNESERVEFSNLVLLFCELIRHDVFSHNIYMCTLISRGDLASDSHLPRPRSPSDEPSDESERKEQEAGSSVKMEDTGLSESMEIDHNSSANFDEMFSPPMHCESKGSPSPEKPAPEQDSKAGCKDKGMDPAFPQLYEQPRHIQYATHFPIPQEESASHECNQRLVVLYGVGKLRDEARHTIKKITKDILKVLNRKSTAETGGEEGQKRKRSKPEAFPTAEDIFSKFQHLSHFDQHQVTSQVSRNVLEQITSFALGMSYHLPLVQHIQFIFDLMEYSLNISGLIDFAIQLLNELSLVEAELLLKSSSLVGSYTTSLCLCIVAVLRRYHSCLILNPDQTAQVFDGLRIVVKSGVNPADCSSAERCILAYLYDLYTSCSHLKNKFGEIFSEFCSKVKNSIYCNIDPSDSNMLWDPVFMMEAIANPSAHNFNHSMVGKILNDSPANRYSFVCNVLMDVCVDHRDPERVNDIGILCAELTAYCRSLSAEWLGILKALCCSSNNGNCGFNDLLCNVDVSDLSFHDSLATFVAILIARQCLLLEDLVRCVAIPSLLNAACSEQDSEPGARLTCRILLHLFKTPQRNPVPQDGVKSDKSSVGIRSSCDRHLLAASQNSIVVGAVFAVLKAVFMLGDAELRGSGLSHPAGLDDISEGRNVSIETASLDVYAKYVLKTICQQEWVGERCLKSLSEDSSALQDPVLVNIQAQRLLQLICYPHRQLDTDDGDNPQRQRIKRILQNMDQWTMRQSSLELQLMIKQSTNNELYSLLENIAKATIEVFQKSAEMNSSNPSGNGAAAQGGSASNNSSTTNKIKPILRCVHLLSSSERSGVWLVAPLIAKLPTSVQGHVLKAAGEELEKGQHLGSSSRKERDRQKQKSMSLLSQQPFLSLVLTCLKGQDEQREGLLTSLYSQVQQIVTNWREDQYQDDCKAKQMMHEALKLRLNLVGGMFDTVQRSTQQTTEWAVLLLDIISSGTVDMQSNNELFTTVLDMLSVLINGTLAADMSSISQGSMEENKRAYMNLVKKLRKELGDRQSESLEKVRQLLPLPKQTRDVITCEPQGSLIDTKGNKIAGFEKEGLQVSTKQKISPWDVFEGLKHSAPLSWGWFGTVRVDRKVTKFEEQQRFLLYHTHLKPKPRSYYLEPLPLPPEEEEPLTPVSQEPEKKMMEAVKPEKNVPVVPPDSNKKKSNKKKKTPSAKTEDYVNRTQGGVSYGTSMPPELMQNHPYGRLQYSQQAMGMYTQNQPLPPGGPGLEPPYRPARNPQMNKMMPARPSYPGMMPNMQGSMPGMMGMDKQYQMGYKPQPNMPQSQILRQQLQVRLNQSMIGQQMRQITPNQPYTPMQASQNISQGYTTYGSHMGMQQHPPQGGGIVPSSYGNQNFQGTHPGANPAVVDPLRQMQQRPSGYVHQQAPGYAHNMQNTQRFAHQPIQQNPIMHGLGHMGGQGVHLGLRPNQMLAEQQQQQQQQQQAAQQQQQQYLRQQALRQQQQQQQQAQQVQQQQQQQQQVQQQQQQQQQQQQQQQQQVQPQQVPPQQQVPPQQQQQQQQQQQQQQQVSAVQPPGQAQNQGLGMQPLPPQQPMFPRQGMQQTQQQQQTAALVRQLQQQLSNTQPGQGTNPYY, encoded by the exons ATGATGGCTGCCTTCGGGATCCTGAGTTACGAACACCGGCCGTTGAAGCGGCCCCGGCTCGGCCCTCCAGACGTCTACCCGCAAGATCCGAAACAAAAAGAG GATGAGTTGACTGCACTGAATGTGAAGCAAGGATTCAACAACCAGCCGGCTGTGTCTGGGGACGAACATGGCAGTGCCAAAAATGTCAACTTCAACCCATCCaag ATCAGCTCCAACTTCAGCAGCATCATCGCAGAGAAGCTGCGTTACAACACGTTCCCAGACACAGGGAAGCGTAAGCCACAGGTCAACCAGAAGGATAATTTCTGGCTCGTCACAGCCAGGTCACAGAGCTCCATCAATAACTGGTTCACGGATTTAGCTGGGACTAAACCGCTAACGCAGCTGGCTAAAAAG GTTCCAATATTTAGCAAAAAGGAGGAGGTTTTTGGATACTTGGCCAGGTACTCGGTCCCGGTCATGCGCTCAGCATGGATGATCAAGATGACCTGTGCTTATCATGCAGCCATCACAGAAACTAAAGTCAAGAAGAGACATGTCATTGATCCTTGTATAG aaTGGACCCAGATTATTACTAAGTACCTGTGGGAGCAGCTTCAGAAGGTGGCCGAGTATTATAGACAGTTTCCCAGTCAAGGTTGTAGTTCACCTCTGCCAGCCACTCCTGCTGATGTGGAGACAGCCATGAAGCAGTGGGAATACAACGAGAAGCTGGCCATGTTCATGTTTCAG gatgGTATGTTGGACAGACATGAGTTCCTGACGTGGGTGTTGGAGTGTTTTGAGAAGGTCCGACCTGGAGAAGATGAGCTTCTACGACTCCTCCTGCCCCTTTTACTACAG TACTCAGGGGAATTTGTACAGTCGGCTTACTTGTCACGGAGGCTGGCTTACTTCTGCACTCGCCGCCTCAACCTGTTGCTAAGCGACGGGAGCCTAGGCCCTGGCACAGGAGGACACCCAGCACATGGCATCTTGACGCAACAAGGTAACGCCCTGCCCCCCACCCCGACCTCGCAGCCAGCAGGAGGGAACCAGCCCCAGACACCCTTCACAGATTTCTACATCTGCCCTCAGCACAGGCCTCTGGTGTTTGGCCTCAGCTGCATGTTACAG AGCATAGTGTTGTGTTGTCCCAGTGCCCTGGTGTGGCATTACTCCCTAACAGACAGCAGAAACAAGACTGGCTCCCCTCTGGACCTCCTGCCCATCGCCCCATCCAGTTTACCAATGCCAGGAGGCAACACAGCCTTTACACAGCAG GTCCGTACAAAGTTGAGAGAAATCGAGGAGCAAATTAAGGAGCGAGGCCAGGCAGTGGAGTTCAGGTGGTCATTTGATAAGTGCCAGGAAACCACAGCGG GGTTCACCATCGGAAGGGTTCTCCACACTCTGGAGGTTTTAGACAACCACAGCTTTGAGAAGTCGGACTTTAACAACTCGCTGGATTCGCTGTACAACAGGATATTTGGGTCAGGCCAGAGTAAAGATGGCCATGAA ATGTCCCCAGACGATGACGCCGTGGTGACCTTGCTTTGTGAATGGGCAGTGTGCTGTAAACGTTCTGGCAGACACAGGGCAATGGTGGTGGCCAAGCTCCTGGAAAAGAGACAGGCTGAAATAGAAGCAGAG aggtgtGGTGAGTCGGAGGTGGTGGATGAGAAGGGTTCTGTGTCATCCGGCTCCCTCTCGGCTGCCACTCTACCAGTCTTTCAGGATGTTCTGCTGCAGTTCCTTGATACTCAGGCCCCCACACTGA CGGAGCCTGGGAATGAAAGTGAGCGAGTGGAGTTCTCCAACCTGGTGCTGCTCTTCTGCGAGCTCATCCGTCACGACGTCTTTTCCCACAACATCTACATGTGCACACTCATTTCCCGAGGCGACCTGGCTTCTGACTCCCACCTGCCGCGCCCACGATCCCCCAGCGATGAGCCCTCGGATGAATCAGAGCGCAAGGAGCAGGAGGCAGGCAGCAGTGTCAAGATGGAG gaTACCGGTCTGTCGGAGTCGATGGAAATCGATCACAACTCCAGTGCTAATTTTGACGAG ATGTTCTCTCCTCCGATGCACTGTGAGTCTAAGGGCAGCCCATCTCCAGAGAAGCCGGCCCCGGAGCAGGACAGCAAGGCCGGCTGTAAGGACAAGGGCATGGACCCGGCCTTCCCTCAACTGTACGAGCAACCTCGCCACATTCAGTATGCCACGCACTTCCCCATTCCTCAG GAGGAAAGCGCCAGTCACGAATGCAATCAGCGGTTAGTGGTCCTGTACGGCGTCGGAAAACTGAGAGATGAGGCGCGACACACCATCAAGAAAATCACCAAAGACATCTTGAAGGTTCTCAACCGCAAAAGCACAGCAGAAACAG gaggagaggaaggacaaaagaggaagaggagtaagCCAGAGGCATTTCCAACCGCAGAGGATATCTTCTCCAAATTCCAGCACCTCTCCCACTTTGACCAGCACCAGGTCACCTCGCAG GTGTCCAGGAACGTGCTGGAACAGATCACCAGCTTTGCCTTAGGGATGTCCTATCACCTTCCTCTCGTCCAGCAcattcagttcatctttgaccTCATGGAGTATTCCCTCAACATTAGTGGCCTCATAGACTTTGCTATTCAG CTTCTGAATGAGTTGAGTCTGGTGGAagccgagctgctgctgaagtcCTCCAGCCTGGTGGGCAGCTACACCACcagcctgtgtctgtgtatcGTAGCTGTGCTGAGGAGGTACCACTCCTGCCTCATTCTCAATCCTGACCAGACAGCACAAGTTTTTGACGG GTTGCGGATCGTGGTGAAATCAGGTGTGAACCCGGCAGACTGTTCCTCTGCTGAACGCTGCATCCTGGCCTACCTGTATGATCTGTACACCTCCTGCAGTCACCTCAAAAACAAGTTTGGTGAGATCTTCAG TGAGTTCTGCTCCAAAGTGAAGAACTCCATCTACTGCAACATCGACCCGTCAGATTCCAACATGCTTTGGGATCCTGTGTTTATGATGGAGGCCATCGCCAACCCCTCGGCCCACAACTTCAACCACTCCATGGTGGGAAAGATCCTCAACGACAGCCCGGCCAACCGTTACAGCTTCGTCTGCAATGTGctcatggatgtgtgtgtggaccacCGAGACCCCGAGAG GGTAAACGACATCGGGATCCTGTGTGCTGAGCTGACGGCTTACTGTCGCTCTCTGAGTGCCGAGTGGCTCGGCATCCTGAaggctctctgctgctcctctaaCAACGGCAACTGTGGCTTCAACGATTTGCTGTGTAACGTAGAT GTTAGCGATTTGTCCTTCCATGATTCCCTGGCAACCTTTGTAGCCATCCTCATTGCTAGACAGTGCCTACTCCTCGAGGACCTGGTTCGCTGTGTGGCCATTCCTTCCCTCCTCAATGCAG CCTGCAGCGAGCAAGACTCAGAGCCGGGAGCCAGACTCACCTGCAGGATTCTACTGCACCTTTTCAAAACACCACAGCGCAACCCCGTCCCCCAAGATGGCGTGAAGTCAG ATAAATCCTCAGTTGGTATTCGGTCGTCTTGTGATCGCCACCTTCTTGCTGCCTCTCAGAACAGCATTGTCGTTGGAGCAGTATTTGCTGTCCTAAAAGCCGTCTTCATGCTTG GCGACGCTGAGCTAAGGGGCTCGGGCCTGTCGCACCCCGCTGGCCTCGATGACATATCTGAGGGGCGCAACGTCTCTATAGAAACGGCCAGCCTGGATGTGTACGCCAAGTATGTTCTGAAGACGATCTGCCAGCAG GAATGGGTTGGAGAGCGCTGCCTGAAATCTCTGTCTGAGGACAGCAGTGCCCTCCAGGACCCGGTGCTGGTGAACATTCAGGCCCAGCGGCTGCTGCAGCTAATTTGCTATCCTCACCGCCAGCTGGACACTGACGATGGTGACAACCCACAGAGACAGCGCATCAAACGCATCTTACAG AACATGGACCAATGGACGATGAGGCAGTCAtccctggagctgcagctgatgaTCAAACAGAGCACAAACAAT gAGCTCTACTCACTGTTGGAGAACATAGCCAAGGCCACCATTGAGGTGTTTCAGAAATCAGCCGAAATGAATTCCAGTAACCCCTCAGGGAACGGAGCTGCAGCCCAAGGCGGCTCCGCatccaacaacagcagcaccacaaacaagataaaaccTATTTTAAGGTGTGTCCATCTCCTTAG CTCTTCAGAGCGGTCAGGTGTTTGGTTGGTGGCGCCGTTGATCGCCAAGTTGCCCACCTCAGTTCAGGGCCATGTGCTGAAGGCAGctggagaggagctggagaaaggaCAGCACCTGGGCTCTTCATCACGTAAAGAGAGGGACCggcagaaacagaaaag TATGTCTCTGCTGAGCCAGCAGCCGTTCCTGTCTCTGGTGCTGACCTGCTTGAAGGGCCAGGATGAACAGAGGGAAGGTCTTCTCACCTCACTCTACAGCCAAGTGCAGCAGATTGTCACCAACTGGAGGGAAGACCAGTACCAGGATGACTGCAAGGCAAAGCAGATGATGCACGAGGCTCTAAAACTACGTCTGAATCTT GTGGGCGGTATGTTTGACACGGTGCAGCGCAGCACCCAGCAGACCACCGAGTGGGCGGTACTACTCCTCGACATCATCAGCAGCGGCACAGTGGACATGCAGTCAAATAA TGAGCTCTTCACAACCGTGCTGGACATGTTGAGTGTGCTGATTAACggcacactggctgctgatatGTCCAGTATCTCTCAGGGCAGCATGGAGGAGAATAAGAGAGCCTATATGAACCTGGTCAAGAAGCTCAGG AAAGAACTTGGGGACCGACAGTCGGAAAGTTTGGAAAAAGTTCGccagctgctgccgctgcccaAGCAGACCCGTGATGTCATCACCTGTGAACCTCAGGGGTCGCTCATAGACACGAAGGGCAACAAGATCGCCGGCTTTGAGAAGGAG GGCCTTCAAGTGTCAACCAAACAGAAGATTTCTCCGTGGGACGTCTTTGAGGGTCTCAAACATTCCGCCCCTCTTTCTTGGGGCTGGTTCGGTACTGTACGCGTGGACCGCAAGGTCACCAAatttgaggagcagcagcgtttcCTGCTCTACCACACCCACCTGAAGCCCAAACCTCGCAGCTATTACCTGGAGCCGCTCCCCCTGCCccctgaagaggaggagccgcTGACGCCTGTCTCCCAGGAGCCGGAGAAGAAGATGATGGAGGCagtgaagccagagaagaatgTGCCGGTGGTGCCGCCCGACTCCAACAAGAAGAAAtccaacaagaagaagaaaactccCTCTGCCAAGACTGAG GACTATGTGAACCGCACACAAGGTGGTGTGAGCTATGGGACGAGCATGCCCCCTGAGCTGATGCAGAACCACCCATATGGCAGGCTGCAGTACAGTCAGCAGGCCATGGGCATGTACACACAGAACCAGCCTCTACCTCCAG GAGGTCCTGGGTTAGAGCCTCCGTACAGACCTGCCCGCAACccacaaatgaacaaaatgatgCCGGCTCGGCCCAGCTACCCAGGCATGATGCCCAACATGCAGGGGAGCATGCCCGGCATGATGGGAATGGACAAGCAATACCAAATGGGCTACAAGCCTCAGCCTAACATGCCGCAGAGCCAGATACTGCGCCAGCAGCTACAGGTCAGACTG AATCAGAGCATGATCGGGCAGCAGATGAGACAGATAACACCCAACCAACCATACACTCCAATGCAGGCATCTCAg aACATATCTCAGGGCTATACCACATACGGATCACACATGGGGATGCAGCAGCATCCGCCACAAGGTGGTGGTATAGTTCCCTCCTCCTATGGGAACCAAAACTTCCAGGGAACTCATCCTGGAGCCAACCCGGCTGTGGTGGATCCTCTGAGGCAAATGCAGCAGCGGCCCAGTGGCTATGTTCACCAGCAGGCCCCAGGCTACGCACACAATATGCAGAACACACAGAG GTTTGCCCACCAGCCCATACAACAGAATCCCATCATGCACGGCCTCGGCCACATGGGGGGCCAGGGCGTCCATCTAGGCTTGAGGCCCAATCAGATGCTGgcagaacaacagcagcagcaacaacagcagcaacaagcagcacagcaacagcagcagcagtaccTCAGACAACAAGCACTCAGA cagcagcagcagcagcagcaacaggccCAACAAgttcagcagcaacagcaacaacaacaacaagttcagcagcagcaacaacaacaacagcagcagcaacaacaacagcagcagcaggttcagcCACAGCAAGTTCCTCCTCAACAACAGGttccaccacaacaacaacaacaacaacaacaacagcagcagcagcagcagcaggtgtcaGCGGTGCAGCCACCAGGCCAGGCACAGAACCAGGGCCTGGGGATGCAGCCGCTGCCCCCACAGCAACCAATG TTCCCCCGACAGGGAATGCAGCAgactcaacagcagcagcagaccgcAGCTCTGGTCCGGCAGCTGCAACAGCAACTTTCAA ATACACAACCAGGACAAGGCACCAACCCATATTACTGA